Genomic window (Thermincola ferriacetica):
TTTTTCTATGGTTTTTAAAGATGCATTGACTTTACCCATTTCTATCTGACCGACTAACCCAGGCGAAATCCCGGCCCGTACTGCCAGTTCCTTCTGGGTGAGGCCTCTCATCTTCCTGGCATACTGGAGTTTCTCGGCGATAATACTATTCTTCCGTTCGTTTTCAATAAACAGGCTCACAGGAACCCCCAGGCAGGCAGCTATTTTTTTCAGGGTACCCACAGCAGGGACAGTAGTTCCGCGCTCAAGTTCGCTGAGATAAGTAAAAGACAACCCTGTTAAATTCCCAAAATCAACCAGGCTCAAACCTTTTTCTTCTCTTAATGCCCTGATACGGTCCCCTATGTTTAGTTTCCCTGTCTTAAAGTCTTCACAATCTTCTATGGTTAAGGCCTCAAAAACCCTGACCAGTTTGGACATCTGCCGGGCGGGAATCTCTTTCCCCTTTACCAGGTCGTCGGCAACCGATTCCGGCAACCGGGCTCTCCTGACAAGCTCTTCAGGAGTAATTCCCCATTTTTCCATAGATTCTAAAAGAGTTTTTACATTGGCCCTCATTTACCTTATCCCTTCCCATGCAACGTAAATTTTTCTTTTATTTTATATTATAACACTAATACATTTTGAAGCAAGAATAAAATCAATTGTTCCAAATAAGTATAAACGAAATCCGGATTAAACACAACCAATAATCACAGGGTTTTTCGGGGAAAACACAAATTCGTTGCCAGCAATTATTTGTAGGATTGTTACCCAAGGGTTTTGTCCTCGAGGTTTGTGGGACTTTTCACTACTTAGCCATTCAGTAAAACAGGCTGCCCAAAAAGGGCAGCCCCACACATAGCATTTATTTCTTTTATTTAACGCCTAATTTGGCCAAACGTTCAAGTACAGCTTGTTTCTTCTCGGAATACTCTGCATGTTTGGCCTTTTCTTTGGCAATAACATCTTCCGGCGCCTTGTCCAGGAACTTTTGGTTGTTTAGCTTTCCGTTAACCCTGG
Coding sequences:
- a CDS encoding helix-turn-helix domain-containing protein — translated: MRANVKTLLESMEKWGITPEELVRRARLPESVADDLVKGKEIPARQMSKLVRVFEALTIEDCEDFKTGKLNIGDRIRALREEKGLSLVDFGNLTGLSFTYLSELERGTTVPAVGTLKKIAACLGVPVSLFIENERKNSIIAEKLQYARKMRGLTQKELAVRAGISPGLVGQIEMGKVNASLKTIEKISQVLGVSVCYLILDREEVEAMIGGLSPELRNLLMDKKVQLLLGSICRMEEDKLKLVLNFADMLKNPRI